CGATCGATAAGTTTAGTAATGCGCTTGAGACGAGTATGAGATTAGGTATAAAACAAGGATTTACAAAGGGTTTGATGATTGGGAGCATGGGTATGGTATttgtgacttgggcgtttgttgCTTGGGTAGGAAGTTATCTTGTTACCCAAAAGGGAGAAACAGGTGGCCCGGTTTTTGTTTCGGCGATCTGTGTCATCATGGCAGGCCTGTAAGTCACTAATTAGTTAACTGATTTCACCTTTGTATTCATATCACTAAAAGATAGTTAGTTAAATAACCAGAATCGGACAATAATCTTTTTTCACACTTGTAAACATGCATATCGGAAAACAGGATGTTATACATAAAGTTTTATATGTAGTTTGCGCTATTCGCTAGAGGTGTCGAAAATGATGAGTGAGTTAGCCAGTTAGGTAACATGTCAAAACAGGCAATTCTTTTTTTAATAACATTTTTGTCTAATTTTTCCCAAATAAATAATGTGTCAACTATTAGTACGACAACAACAAACGTATGCAGTAAATCCCATAAATAGCAAAGCTATTGGTAGGGTCTGGAGAGAGTATCAACTATTATTATAAATAGTATATCCCCTCCATATATAGTTTACTTTTGAATAAAATGATTACGTCTTTATGCGTTAAAAATCACTTTAGTATTCTTTCAACACATTTGACATGTCACGCGTTAGACCTATTTtcttttagagttaaatgccattttagtccctgtggtttggatcattttgccagtttagtccaaaggtttcatttttaacctgtgggtccaaaaaggtttcgcagttgccattttagtccacttggtaaacttcatccattttttctgttaacgagaaggccaatttggtcattttgtatgtaattctgttaactaaaagggcaatccagccatataaaatgaccgaattggccttctcgttaccagaaaaaatggatgaagttaacccagtggactaaaatggcaaatgtgaaacctttttggacccacaggttaaaaatgaaacctttggactaaactggcaaaatggcccaaaccacagggactaaaatggcatttaactctttctTTTAAGTTACCTTGTAAGACTCTACTGGTTTGACTTGTCAACGAAATACGCAACCCAAAACAGTCCATTCATAAGTAAATAAGTCAAAGACAGATCTCTTTTAAAGATGTTTCAAGAAAAAAGTCAACAAGTTTTCAAATTCTAAAGTCTAATGGAGTTCTATCTTCGAATTTCAGGTCAACTATGAGTGCACTACCTAATGTCCCATTCATTTCAGAAGCAAAAGCCGCTACATCAAGAATGTTCGAAATGATCAACCGCGTTCCACGTATAGACATCAATAAAACCAAGGGCAAAACAATACCATCAGTGAGGGGTGACATCGAGTTTAGAAACGTTGACTTTTCATACCCATCAAGACCCGACACACCAATCCTACAAGGTCTCAACCTCCGGGTCAAAGCGGGTAGAACAGTTGGTCTTGTAGGTGGAAGCGGGTCAGGAAAGTCAACGGTTATATCTTTGATAGAAAGGTTTTATGACCCGGTCAACGGAGACATCCTTCTTGATGGACATAGAATAAAGGGTCTTAACCTTAAATGGTTAAGATCTCAAATGGGGTTAGTTAATCAAGAACCGGTATTATTCGCAACATCGATTAAAGAAAACATACTTTTCGGCAACGAAGGTGTTTCGAATGAACTTGTTGAGCTTGTAGCGAAAAGAGCAAATGCACATGATTTTATCGTTAAACTACCCGAATCGTATGAAACGCAAGTTGGTCAGTTTGGGATTCAGTTGTCGGGTGGTCAAAAGCAACGAATTGCTATAGCGAGAGCTTTGCTTAAAGAACCCAAGATTCTTTTGTTAGATGAAGCAACAAGTGCCTTAGATTCGGAATCCGAAAGGGTTGTTCAAGAAGCTTTAGATCATGCTTCGGTCGGTAGAACTACTATTATCGTCGCACATCGGCTTACCACAATCCGTAAAGCGGATAAGATTGTGGTTCTTCGATCAGGAAAAGTAATCGAATCCGGCTTGCATGAAGAGTTAATGCAGAACAACGGTATGGTTTAATTATGTTGGGTTAGGTTACGGTACAGATGAGTTTTAACATACAAATTGGCTTAACGTGAGAAGTGAACGAGGGAAaagattttaatttttttcccaTCTTATTAAGCACATATTTTAGTCCCAGAATCTAAAAAAaatgagttaatagccaaaatggtccctgaggtttgctcacttttgccactttagtccaaaatccaatttttttaaatctaggtccctgaggtttgcattttgttgccattttagtccaaatttcaaaaaagtcTAATTTTGTCAGGATTTCTTACTGAATTTTGTCTTCTTCCTCATGAGAAATGACAATTTATAATGACAATTTTGCCCTTATGAGAAATGAGGAAGAAGACAAAATTCAGTAAGAAATCCTGACAAAATTAgacttttttgaaatttggactaaaatggcaacaaaatgcaaacctcagggacccagatttaaaaaatttggattttagactaaagtggcaaaagtgagcaaatctcagggaccattttggctattaactcaaaaaaaaattgtgcatttacactagtagagtaattatgtaattaCTCTACCAGTgtaaaatcacaatttttttacACATTTTGCAATTAAACATCATACTTAAGaagatgagaaaaaaaaaataaaaaaaaaaccttcctTCACTTCTCATGTTAAGGTCATTTTGTATGTTATGACCCATTAGTATTTGATCCTTACACTAATTATGTTTCCTTTGTAATTATCTTAATTACTTCACTATATATAGTTGATTAATAATACATAATATCTTATTATATCTTACGAGGTTTTCATTATTCTACAGGTGGGGCTTACTACCAAATGGTGCAGCTGCAACAATCAGCTGCCCAGAGCCAAAACCTAGATAGTCCGCATACGCCGATCAGAAACACGAATCGTCGAAGAAATTATAGCCCGCAAACACCAAGAACACCGATTAGCATACAATCGAGCTTCCAAAATAGCCCGATGTCGCCTTTCAGCCCAGCGGTTTCCATTAACACGGTTCATTCGGTTCAAATGATTTCTTACGAAGAAAGTGATGACGAGTACGACATAATATCAAACCCTAATCCTTCGCAATGGCGTTTGTTGAAGATGAATGCACCCGAGTGGAAACGAGCCGTGTTAGGGTGCCTTGGAGCCAGCGGATTCGGTGCTATAACGCCTATACACGCTTATTGTTTAGGATCGGTCGTTTCAGTATATTTTTTAACCGACAAATCAAAGATCAAATCCGAAATAGCGATTTATTGTATCGTTTTCGTTGGTCTAGGAGTTCTTTGTTTCTTCACCAACTTACTCAACCATCATAACTTTGCGGTTATGGGCGAACGTTTAACAAAAAGAGTACGCGAAAAACTACTTGAAAACGTGCTAACCTTCGAAATCGGATGGTTCGATCGAGATGAAAACACAAGCGCAGCTGTGTGCGCACGCCTCGCAACAGAAGCCAGCCTGATTCGATCACTTGTAGGAGACCGAATCTCGTTACTCGTGCAAGTGTTCTTCAGCGCGTTTCTTTCGTTTCTGATTTCTTTAATCATCAACTGGAGAGTTGCAGCTGTCATGATCTCGGTCCAACCGTTGTTGATCGTAAGCATTTACTCCAAAACTGTGTTGATGAAGAGCTTATCTTCTAAAGCGAAAAAGGCGCAAAACGAAGGAACACAGTTAGCAAGCGAAGCGGTCGTGAATCACCGAACGATTACCGCATTCGTTTCGCAAGAAAGAATCATGAGATTGTATGCAGAAACTCTTAAAGGACCAAGAAAAGAATGCATCAAACAATCATGGTTTTCGGGTTTGGGTTTATCCGCTTCCCAGTTCATAACAACCGCTGCAATCTCATTGGCATTTTGGTATGTATTCAACATTAAACATATTATCTAAGCAGTtaagttaatgcggtaaaatatcggatatcaccaaggaccgatatttgggatataggttatcgcggtgggatatcggtaattttaacatcatgcagaatttatatatatttaacactAACAATACAATATACTCGCCTACCATTAAAAAAATAACGGTTAaacatttattaattaatttatattagagttaaatgtcattttatccctgtggtttgggctattttgCAGGTTTAGTCCAAAGacccaaaggtttcatttttcgcctgtggatCCAAAAATGTTtcaacgttgccattttagtccagtgggttaacttcatccattatttctattaacaagaagggcaattcggtcattttatatggctgaaatctagttaacaaaattatatataaaatgactgaattgcccttctcgttaacggaaaaaatggatgaagttaacccagtggactaaaatggaaaCGGTggaacctttttggacccacaggagaaaaatgaaatctttggactaaactagcaaaatggcccaaaccacaggtactaaaatggcatttaactttttatattaattataatttatattttatatatcatttagttatattttattattttatagatattaattattattatttaaatatatcaataaaaaaaagttataaaaacactaggctcgtttaggctcgcgagccggcttgAGCTCGATGAgcggctcgggctcgggctcgtttaccaAAGGAGCTTTTTTTAGGCTCGGACTCGGGAGCAAGCTCGTTTAAGCTCAGCTCCTTTGAGCtctttttcgagccgagctcgagtagcgcGTGAGTAGCTCatctcgtttgcacccctacaaacaattaagacttaaaacactaatagtagcaataagaagaaagacgaatgatATTGGGAAAATCGGTGATTGGTACCGATATTTAACATGGGGACCGATAACTGATAACTGATATATTGATATATCAACGAATTAACTGCGTGACATACTATTCACTAACATCCTTTTTTTTCGTTTCAATTCTTTCAGGTACGGTGGGAGAGAGATGAACAAAGGGAACGTAACCGCGAAACAAATGTTTCAAGTTTTCTTTATCTTAATGACCACCGGCAAGAATATTGCAGACGCCGGAAGCATGAGTTCCGATCTATCAAAAGGAGGGGGTGCAGTACGGTCCGTATTAGCAGTACTCGACAGAAAAACCGAAATCGACCCGAATGACTCAAACGGGTTGACCGCTAGAAGAATCAACGGTGACATAGAGCTGAGAAACGTTTACTTTTCATACCCGTCAAGACCCGAGCAAATGATTTTCCAGGGGCTTTCTTTGAAAATTGAAGCGGGAAAAACAGTTGCACTTGTGGGTCAAAGCGGGTCGGGTAAGTCAACTGTTATCGGGTTGATAGAAAGGTTTTATGACCCGATGAAAGGTTGTGTACTCGTTGACCAGCGGGATTTGAAAAATTACAATTTGAGAAGCTTGAGATCACATATTGCGTTGGTGAGTCAAGAACCGACGCTTTTCGCGGGAAGTGTTCGTTATAATATTGTTTATGGTAAAGAGGAAGCTAGTGAAGCTGAAATAAGGAAAGCAGCAAAGCTTGCAAATGCTCATGAGTTTAtaaggtagtgtttggtgatTGGTTTTATCGAATTAAAGAAGCAAATTTTAGAAAGAGTAAagtgccattttggtccctgaggtttggtcatttttgccactttagtccaaaactcaaaccttttgcatttgggtccccgtggtttcagttttattgccattttggtccaaaagtgaaatcaggtcatatttgtcttataaaatcctgctattttgtcattttcctgaccattttgcccctgaggaaaatgaccaTTTTTCCTAACCATCCTGCTGTCTTAtcaaaatgaccattttgccactgagaaaaatgacaaaatagcaggattttataagacaaatatgacctgatttcacttttggaccaaaatggcaataaaactgaaaccacagggacctagatgcaaaaggtttaagttttggactacagtggcaaaagtgaccaaacctcagggaccaaaatggcagtttactcttttagaAATTAAATAACTAGAAAAGCATAATTAAAAAAACTTATTCCATTCTTGTAAACCaaacatatatttttatctcATTCCCTTGCCCACTATTCTCAGAGCCAGCTGGACCAGTACTTTTGGACCGTCTTTATTTGGACTGGTCGGTTATCATCAGACCAGTGAGCCACCTAACCAAATGATGGTTGGAACCAAGGATGAGCATCAGGGATGAAGCTTCATAGAGGCTAAGGGGTGCAAGTGTCGAAAATTTCTGAAATattttttgtagtgtaaaatatTTGTTTTTAAGAGTCTGCCCCCCCCCCCTAAATTTCCGTTCAAGCTCTGCCACTGAAGAgcgttcggtaccggtacccattttcGGGATCGGTACTGGTATTTTTGGTTGATTTACCTTccaataccggtaccgtaccgattATTTTTGGTACCGATACCCATTTTTCCCATtttcggtaccgagctcatccctagttGAAACCGGTCTTCAAATTTATTAATTTTCTTTCCAAAATCACATATACTACTTTTGGCCTCATATTTTGTATACTTCAGGTTTCATACTTTGTTAACATTGCAAATCCACATCAAACCGATAAACTACTTCCATATTTtattggaaaaattacaagttttgtcctttatctttataccacttttcaggcggtgtcctttttaacgaatgttgacaggcggtgtcctttactaggtattttgttgcaagtttagtcctttacatccaacccagttaaaaaaccctgttaattgttgggtgtaaaggactaaacttgcaacaaaatacctaggtaaaggactaaacttgcaacaaaatacctagtaaaggacaccgcctgtcaacaattaacagggtttttttttaactgggttgggtgtaaaggactaaatttgcaacaaaatacctagtaaaggacaacgcctgtcaacattcgttaaaaaggacaccgcctgaaaagtggtataaagataaaggacaaaacttgtaatttttcatattttattttaaactttatTCTTCTAATGAATATGTATATCAATGCAGTTCTATGAAAGACGGATACGAAACTTACTGTGGAGAAAGAGGTGTCCAACTATCAGGAGGCCAAAAGCAAAGAATTGCACTTGCAAGAGCGATACTCAAGAATCCAGCTATTCTTCTTTTAGACGAAGCCACCAGTGCACTTGATAGTGTATCGGAAAAGCTTGTGCAGGAAGCATTGGAGAAGATGATGGTCGGTAGAACTTGCGTAGTAGTTGCTCATCGATTATCAACTATACAAAAATCCGATTCAATATCGGTTATTAAAAATGGGAAAGTTGTAGAACAAGGGTCTCACACTGAACTACTTGCATTGGGGAATAACGGAGCCTACCGCGCTCTCATAAAGTTGCAACATTTGTGAGTCTTCGAAAAAGTTTGTAAAGTTTTGGACAATGATATAGATTCGCTCTGTAGTTTAGTAATGTTGTTATAATGTTATAGATGATTTGCAGGCTCAAATTTtcatatttaatattatttgttttggGTAAATATGATATCATTAAAAGTTACACTACGTATATAGTtagggctgtttgtttacctcttaatgaggctcttaatggttcagacctcttactggttcagcacttaatggttcagactgtttttttcacgagcagatgtctgaatggttcagacatttgcctctgaacggttaagatttatacagagtctgaatggttaagacctctaaactgaattggtcagacatttgcctctgaacggttaagcattatacaggctcttaatgattcagacctcttactggttcagcacttaatggttcagacctcttaatggttcagcacttaaccattcagatgttgccaaacaaccccttagtctTTTATGGAGGTATATGTCAAATATACACAATGACTTAACCATTTTTTTCTATAAAGTTAGATTCAATCATATCCACCTTTGTATAAATATATCTTTGTTATTTAGCAACTATTGAAATTTATGAACAAGTCATCATCAAAATGATATTAACTTACGACAAATTAAATTTtttaaatatctttcatgtataAGGTACAAGTCACTCACCTTCGCCCGTAGGGTTTACTGCATCTTGAATCTTCCCATCCACCGTTGACTTCCTGAAGTCAAACACATAACATAATTATTATCAACTTCATGAATCATGATAATGCTTCTAGCTTCCACACACATGAATTACTTCCACATTTTGAATCCTCCCGTTAACTTGTTACAATTACAACTCAATTAACCACATTTACCATCAATAAGtaccttggttttaaaatgcgcgcataATGCGTGATGCGCCCGATGCGCTGATGAGAGCACATCATCACAACTGATGCGTTGCGTTTACGTGATGCGAGTATATTGCGCGCATTTCGCATGATGTGCTCATCGCATAATGCGCTCTGATACATGCAACATTGTTTCTTGTGTTTTTTTACCAGATTTTATGAACTGGGTTCGGTTTTTTCAATATTTAATATCTTAGTATGCTTGATTTGAACCAAAAAGCACAACTCTTATCTTCTTATTGCGTCATTTGTTTTACTTCAAGTATATTTTCACaagtttttatgtataaataattttttaatatttttttataaagcgCTCGCATCGCACTTCACGCATCAGATTTTTAGACCAAACGCATCGGAGCGCATCACGCAATTTAAAACCAAGATAAGTACAAAATTTCAATACTAGCCCATGTTAGTGATAGGGCTGTAACCGAGTCGAGCCAGGGTGGGCTCACTCAAGCTTCAATGAATTCAGGCGGCTCGACTCGGCTCAAGCTCTAGCTCAGAGTTACACGAGCTAACAAGCCGAGCCATGAGCCGAGCTTCACGTCATCTCAAATTGAGCTTTTTTAGCTAGTTTTTCTCGAGCTTCTTTCAAGTCGAGCTGCAAGCCGCGAGCTTTATGAGCCAGCCCTAACAATGGGCTACATTATATTTAATTCATAGCAAAGGTTGAATCCAAATTTATAGAATTCTCCAAAAGAAAACTATTCAACAAATTAAAATTCTCTTTCCTGATCAAATGTGGACAATTTAAAGCCAATACAATATACATATGATATCAGAAAGcttacaaaatttaaaaaataatatgtTTTAAATACTGGAAATCCTTCGAGCCACAAATGAATAACAAAATTAAATATGGTGAACAAAAATAACCGAAGCTTCTTTACTTGAATTTTAGTTGATTTGAATAACCGAAAGCTAGTGAGCTACTCAATTGAAATATATAAACATAGATTTTCACTCTTAATCAAATTTTGTGTACAATATTCTCAATTTCATCACATTAAACCAAACCCCCCAATTTAGAGTATGAACCCTAATTATTCAAATTTATTGTGACATAGAATAGATGATGAGAGCTTAATGACTTACAACAGAAGCTTCTTTACTGGTAATAATATCCATAATTCAGAATTTGATTTCATCACACTCCTTGTTTCCCACTCTGCGTTCATTAATTTCCCCCAAAACACACAATaccacttttttatttttattttttttatatttaaaaaaaaaaaaaaatttgttgtgtgtgtgtgtgtgtaaactTGTTTTCCGATTATTTAAGTCACCCTTTGTATTTTATGGTTTAGACAAAACTACCCATCCactcatatttatttatttttaccaCCAAATTTAAACTTAACTAGCTTTTATTgttcgcgcgttgcggcgaaataaagaaaataataatgTTAAATAAACGTTGTTTGAAAATATAGCATGTTGTTTCAAAAGCCAAACCAGCAGAatcggtttagtttatcatcgtatagtaaaaaagaaagaaaataagTACGCTATTCTGAATACAACTTCATTTTTAACAATACTTATATCGGAATATCCACGGCAAAATAAGCAtacttaagtttttttttctttaaattagCGTACAaaagttattaaagaaatattaaaTTAATTCATTAAGgcaatgttttttttaaacagaaaaaataattatgaaaaataaaaaataaatgataaaagaAAATATagttcaaaaaaaaagaaaatatgttaaaagtaatataataataaagtagtataatattaaaataataaaatattgaaaaactatatattataataaatgtaaagttactattcatcgttgctcaacaacaaaatatatatataatacagcTCACCAAAACTCTTTCTTTCTTGTTTTTGGTATTTTCATAAAGGTGAAAGCTCATAATGACAATTTGGATTGAAATTTTTTATGTGGTTTTACTAGTCGGTACAAATATTGTTTGGTCGGTGTTGATTCGGTTTGTTACAATACCATTGCGATATCATTGTCGTCAGAACGTTGTTTGATGTATTAAGATGATATTTCAAATAGAACTTTTCTTGAATCGTGTTATAAAAATGTATTATATAgctaaaataacaaaaaaaatgtaaattaAAATTGTTTTTTTCAAGTTGAATTACATTCTTATTTTAAAGTAGTTGCATATACAATAAACCTTTACTTAAAAATGTCACATATACAATAAACCTTTATCTTAAAATTGTTCCATGTACAATAGCCCTTTATCTTAAAATTGTTACATATATAATCACCCTTGTTCAACCACCAAGAAACCCCGATAGTAATAGCACAGACCAAAACAAGACATTTGACACTCAAAATCGAAAAGTCGTTGTGGATGCAAACGAATTACCAGTAATATTATGCCAACTAAAAATTCCGCCAAGTCCTAGAGAAAATCATGGCTTACACCCATCAGCGTCCGATGACTGATTCAATTACCTCTCAGCTGAAGCAAAGTGATAATCGAGTCAACAACAGAAACATGATAAGCACCTTAAAGAAATAAGCTCTACACCCGTCATCATGATATTACATATTTTCAAGTAACTATAAGATGAGTCATGGCTCACCATCATGGAGGTGACATTAAAAACTCTTATTAACAAACTTAAAagaaaattagggtttacagCCATCAACGTGACTGCACGAAATCATTCATGAATAAACGTATATACACGTTAATCAAAACCCTAATCGGACACAAATAAAGATAGTCATGACAGTGAGAAATACACAACACCGTCAACATCACCTCAAATAGCTGGAGTTATTAATCAATAAATGAATGTAAGTTAACTGTAACCTTAACTAACACAAATAGAGGTAGTTAAATGGTGACGATTAGAAACACATAACACCACCCTCGCCGCCGTGGGAGACCGTTGAAAGCGAAACCTCCCAGCAATACCTATCGACCTCCGATGTGCGATTGAACCAAGCAAAGAAGAAACGAAATTAGGATCAGCGTTCTGCTATTATGTATGCAAAGAGAGCACAAAATTGTGTGTCTTAAATCATGAGAAAACGGATACTAACGGAAGGGAAACCACATTAAACGCATGGATGGCAAATGCAAATACACGTCATCCATGGGGTATATCAATGGTGTAGCTTTGCAGGGGCGAGAAGggggccgaccccccgaacttttcgcttgTTAGTGGAGTGTATGTAGTTTtcctatagaaatttttgggtatatacgtttttgacccccctgttttatagaaatttttggtatatacgttttcgacatCCCGGTCAGAAATCTCAAGTTTCGCCACTAAGGTATATATATGGTCTAAATCAATAGCTAACACGTGGCTAGTGCCCCAGTCAAATAAAAGAACTACATATCACGCTTTACAAATCATATAGAGAGTTAATTGTGTTGCCCCCATGTCATCAAGTATTGCCTAAGAGCCAAAGACTATTATGTCCCCAACATAATCAAGTTTTGCAACAAGTCAAAAACTAATTTGCCCACAACTAAACGTATATGAGCTAAAAAGTTAATTTATTTATGAAAGACGTATAGGCCTACAAGAAGCCTCTAGTTTTATGTTGGTATTTACACcccaaaacaagtttttaaaaaGTTATTAGAAACAACAAGTCAACAATAAAACAGGGTACAAAtaggaaaaaaaaactaaaatggtCATTTGGAATCACaactaaaaacataaaagaaatgTTCAAGAAAAGAGCCGTTACAAGTTGCCACGTCATCCCAACCATGAGAAAGGGCATTTCAGTAATTAACCATCAACAAATTAGGGTTTACCAACGCCTACAAATACACACCTCAATTCATACCTTCATCATCAATCTTTCACCTTCACCTCCGCCGTCAACCGTCCGCCGTAGCAGGCGGTGGTAAGTATCTCCGACCCTTTTTCCCATCCAACCCTTTATTTCCACACTTCTTCTGTTGCTTTTGATAGGCGTTACGTTCACCGGCTCCCGGCGGACGTGTCAACGAAAGCATAAATCAAAACATTCAAAATCCACCGGAAATTTTCCGGTCTATCTATTCAAACAATTCACTTGTGGTGTGGATTGTTTTTTTCAGGTTTTGAAACATAAACATCTTTAATTTTGTACCATCAATTTTGTTGCTTCATAATGGTGAAATCTCTCAAATTGAGTGAGGGAATTTCAAGTTTCCGGAGCATAGATTAAATATTTTATATATCGCCAGTATTAAACAGCTCGATGTGTATACAATCGCATCGATGTTACCTGTCTCCTGGCacattttttaaatttaattatagttttttttttgcatcGAAATAACTGATTACCAGCGCTTTTTTGTTTTAATAGGCGTTGTGTATGAGCCGATGCGATATTAAATATCCGGTTTTGAAATTTTCAGTTTTTGAAGGTGCAGATATTATTTATTGAGCTGCATTTGTTTCAGAT
This genomic stretch from Helianthus annuus cultivar XRQ/B chromosome 8, HanXRQr2.0-SUNRISE, whole genome shotgun sequence harbors:
- the LOC110871666 gene encoding putative multidrug resistance protein isoform X1, with the protein product MGGKGGMFYYADGIDKVLMLFGTLGCLGDALMSPLTMLILSGILDDYGGGGISFSIDVVNKYALKLLILAIGVGISAFLEGICWTRTAERQTSRLRMEYLKSVLRQEVGFFDTQVGSSINFEVISTISGDAQLIQDVMADKLPNCLCHLSALVFSMVVGFILSWRLALASLPFVFLFVGPVLGMGALLKGLGMKMKGAYDKGGGVADQAISSIRTVYSYVGEQQTIDKFSNALETSMRLGIKQGFTKGLMIGSMGMVFVTWAFVAWVGSYLVTQKGETGGPVFVSAICVIMAGLSTMSALPNVPFISEAKAATSRMFEMINRVPRIDINKTKGKTIPSVRGDIEFRNVDFSYPSRPDTPILQGLNLRVKAGRTVGLVGGSGSGKSTVISLIERFYDPVNGDILLDGHRIKGLNLKWLRSQMGLVNQEPVLFATSIKENILFGNEGVSNELVELVAKRANAHDFIVKLPESYETQVGQFGIQLSGGQKQRIAIARALLKEPKILLLDEATSALDSESERVVQEALDHASVGRTTIIVAHRLTTIRKADKIVVLRSGKVIESGLHEELMQNNGGAYYQMVQLQQSAAQSQNLDSPHTPIRNTNRRRNYSPQTPRTPISIQSSFQNSPMSPFSPAVSINTVHSVQMISYEESDDEYDIISNPNPSQWRLLKMNAPEWKRAVLGCLGASGFGAITPIHAYCLGSVVSVYFLTDKSKIKSEIAIYCIVFVGLGVLCFFTNLLNHHNFAVMGERLTKRVREKLLENVLTFEIGWFDRDENTSAAVCARLATEASLIRSLVGDRISLLVQVFFSAFLSFLISLIINWRVAAVMISVQPLLIVSIYSKTVLMKSLSSKAKKAQNEGTQLASEAVVNHRTITAFVSQERIMRLYAETLKGPRKECIKQSWFSGLGLSASQFITTAAISLAFWYGGREMNKGNVTAKQMFQVFFILMTTGKNIADAGSMSSDLSKGGGAVRSVLAVLDRKTEIDPNDSNGLTARRINGDIELRNVYFSYPSRPEQMIFQGLSLKIEAGKTVALVGQSGSGKSTVIGLIERFYDPMKGCVLVDQRDLKNYNLRSLRSHIALVSQEPTLFAGSVRYNIVYGKEEASEAEIRKAAKLANAHEFISSMKDGYETYCGERGVQLSGGQKQRIALARAILKNPAILLLDEATSALDSVSEKLVQEALEKMMVGRTCVVVAHRLSTIQKSDSISVIKNGKVVEQGSHTELLALGNNGAYRALIKLQHL
- the LOC110871666 gene encoding ABC transporter B family member 15 isoform X2 codes for the protein MLFGTLGCLGDALMSPLTMLILSGILDDYGGGGISFSIDVVNKYALKLLILAIGVGISAFLEGICWTRTAERQTSRLRMEYLKSVLRQEVGFFDTQVGSSINFEVISTISGDAQLIQDVMADKLPNCLCHLSALVFSMVVGFILSWRLALASLPFVFLFVGPVLGMGALLKGLGMKMKGAYDKGGGVADQAISSIRTVYSYVGEQQTIDKFSNALETSMRLGIKQGFTKGLMIGSMGMVFVTWAFVAWVGSYLVTQKGETGGPVFVSAICVIMAGLSTMSALPNVPFISEAKAATSRMFEMINRVPRIDINKTKGKTIPSVRGDIEFRNVDFSYPSRPDTPILQGLNLRVKAGRTVGLVGGSGSGKSTVISLIERFYDPVNGDILLDGHRIKGLNLKWLRSQMGLVNQEPVLFATSIKENILFGNEGVSNELVELVAKRANAHDFIVKLPESYETQVGQFGIQLSGGQKQRIAIARALLKEPKILLLDEATSALDSESERVVQEALDHASVGRTTIIVAHRLTTIRKADKIVVLRSGKVIESGLHEELMQNNGGAYYQMVQLQQSAAQSQNLDSPHTPIRNTNRRRNYSPQTPRTPISIQSSFQNSPMSPFSPAVSINTVHSVQMISYEESDDEYDIISNPNPSQWRLLKMNAPEWKRAVLGCLGASGFGAITPIHAYCLGSVVSVYFLTDKSKIKSEIAIYCIVFVGLGVLCFFTNLLNHHNFAVMGERLTKRVREKLLENVLTFEIGWFDRDENTSAAVCARLATEASLIRSLVGDRISLLVQVFFSAFLSFLISLIINWRVAAVMISVQPLLIVSIYSKTVLMKSLSSKAKKAQNEGTQLASEAVVNHRTITAFVSQERIMRLYAETLKGPRKECIKQSWFSGLGLSASQFITTAAISLAFWYGGREMNKGNVTAKQMFQVFFILMTTGKNIADAGSMSSDLSKGGGAVRSVLAVLDRKTEIDPNDSNGLTARRINGDIELRNVYFSYPSRPEQMIFQGLSLKIEAGKTVALVGQSGSGKSTVIGLIERFYDPMKGCVLVDQRDLKNYNLRSLRSHIALVSQEPTLFAGSVRYNIVYGKEEASEAEIRKAAKLANAHEFIRASWTSTFGPSLFGLVGYHQTSEPPNQMMVGTKDEHQG